The Tardibacter chloracetimidivorans region ACACTGAAAACAGTCATAAATACAATGTCGACGAGGCACGATTACTGCTTCGCGCGGGCGGCTGGACTCCCCTGCGGGACTGGAGCGACGAGGCTGGACTGTTCACGCTTTATCTGGCGTCGCGCACCAAAAAGTCGTTACAGGACTGACCTGCGCGTGTTGACGTGCGCGGCTGCGCACGTATAGCCCTGCTCCCAATTTTGAATGATGGACCCCCCTGCGGGGAAGCAGAAAGGAACGCCGCGCATGAAGCTGTTGGTGGCAGTGAAGCGAGTGCTGGATTACAATGTGAAGCCGCGTGTGAAGGCGGACGGGACGGGTGTCGATCTTGCGAATGTGAAGATGTCGATGAACCCGTTTGACGAGATTGCGGTGGAAGAGGCGATCCGGCTGAAGGAAAAGGGTGCGGCGTCGGAGATAGTGGTGGTGTCGATCGGCGAGGCGAAGGCGCAGGAGACGCTGCGCACGGCGCTTGCGATGGGCGCTGACCGTGCGATCCTGATCCAGGCCGAGGGCGTGGTGGAGCCGCTGGCGGTCGCCAAGCTGCTGGCGAAGGTCGCCGAGGAAGAGCAGCCGGGCATGGTGATCCTTGGCAAGCAGGCGATCGACGATGATTCGAACCAGACGGGGCAGATGCTGGCGGCGCTGCTCGGCTGGAGCCAGGGCACCTTTGCGTCGAAGGTGGAGATTGCCGACGGCCGCGCCAAGGTGACGCGCGAGGTGGACGGCGGCCTTGAGACGGTGGACCTGAAGCTTCCGGCGATCGTCACGACCGATCTGCGGCTCAACGAGCCGCGCTATGCGTCGCTTCCCAACATCATGAAGGCGAAATCCAAGCCGCTGGCGAGCAAGACGCCGGCGGATTACGGCGTCGACGCGACGCCCCGGCTGACGACGCTGAAGGTGGAAGAGCCGCCCAAGCGGCAGGCCGGGATCAAGGTGGCCGATGTCGACGTGCTGGTCGCCAAGCTTAAGGAAATGGGAGTAGGCGCATGAAGACGCTGGTCTGGGTTGAG contains the following coding sequences:
- a CDS encoding electron transfer flavoprotein subunit beta/FixA family protein, with amino-acid sequence MKLLVAVKRVLDYNVKPRVKADGTGVDLANVKMSMNPFDEIAVEEAIRLKEKGAASEIVVVSIGEAKAQETLRTALAMGADRAILIQAEGVVEPLAVAKLLAKVAEEEQPGMVILGKQAIDDDSNQTGQMLAALLGWSQGTFASKVEIADGRAKVTREVDGGLETVDLKLPAIVTTDLRLNEPRYASLPNIMKAKSKPLASKTPADYGVDATPRLTTLKVEEPPKRQAGIKVADVDVLVAKLKEMGVGA